DNA from Eucalyptus grandis isolate ANBG69807.140 chromosome 5, ASM1654582v1, whole genome shotgun sequence:
TGAGCGACTTGCATCCAAAGATATTCAATTCTTCCAAAAACTCCAACCTATTCGAGGCCCTGAATTTCAACCAAGTTTATGCAGTCTCTAGCTTCTAATATCTCCAGACTCCCAGATTTTGGAAGAAGTAGCCTTTTGAGTTTAAGTGCACATAGAGATATGCAGCATTTCCAAGGACTCCAACATGTCgaggccttgaatttcagctAATTTCTTGCACGAAGTAGCACATAATCTCTTCATACTTCAAgattttggaaggtctagcCTTCAAATTGAAGTGCACTAGATAGATAGTTTTTCCAAATACTCCAAACTATTGAGCCCTTGAATTTTGGCTAAGTTTTTGCAACATCCAGCATATAATTCCTTTAGCCTCCCGAATTTTGGAAGGTATAGCCTTTCCATTAAAGTGCACTCTTTGAAATCTAGCCCTTCTAGGTACTCCAACCTatcaaggccttgaatttcgGCTAATTTGTCGCAGCTCTCAACATGCAATTTCTTCAGACCCTCGAATTTTGGAAGGTCCAACCATTTGATTGAATCAAAGGATGCAATAGTCAAGCTTtccaaatatatcaatttgtcaAGAACTCGAACTTCAAGTAGATTCTCGCAATCGTAGGCATCTAATGTCCTTAGATGGACAAACTGTGAAACGTCCAGCATTTTGATAGATCCACAGCTCCAGACTTCCAAGAATTCCAACCTGAAGGGCGTGTTTAGGGATTGTGGTGATTCCACTTCTTCAATGTCCGTTGGTTGGGAGCATTATGAACACTTTAATTGCGTTGATGGAAGCTCCTGGATGCACCGGAGAAATCCGCAATCCCGAAGTCGTAGTTCCTTGAGATAGGCTAGGTGGGAAAGCAAAGGCAATTTACGACTTGTACAGGTGACGCCCAAACGTGTTAAGCCGGAAGGAAGGTCCGGCAATGATTAGAGCTTGGTGCAGTCTGTAAAATCAAGGAGTCATAGGGAAGAAAGATTACACATGCTTTCTACCATTATCCCTTTCAGATTTCTGCAACCGTAAACATGTAACTCTCGAAGCTTTCTTAGACTCCCAATACCATTGGGCAATTCTTCTATGCCACTGTAAGAAATATCTAGAATCTCTAGATTCTCCAAAGACCCTATGCTATTTGGTAATGCAGAAAGGGATGTAGTATGCCGTAGATCGAGTTGCTGCAGCGCTTTTAATTTACCTATTTTTTCTGGAAGCTCCCTAAGGTGGAAACACGCACCCAGCTCCAAGCGAAGGAGGGCCTCCATGTCTCCAATTGAAGCGTCGATTCGCTTCAGTCTCTTACACCAATTGAGGATGAGAACCTCCAACTTCTTAAAAGCTAAGAGGAAGTCTGTATCTTCCAGGGATTCACAATATGAAAGGTCGAGATATTTGAGCTTCTCTGCCAtctggtaaaaaaaataaaaatgattgtcGAGGGGAGTGTAGAATTACGATCCAAAAGAAAGCATATAAAGGGGTGAAAAAAAGACTTTAGTTCTTACCATGAAAAAACTCCATCCTTCccatttctcatttatcttGCTATATGGCAATTCGAGTACAACCAATTCCTCCACGTGAAAATTGTTTACTTCAAAATTCCTAGGACATTTTTGCCATCGAAGCCATTTTAACTCCTCCATTGAGCCCTCAAAATCTCCACTGAGATGTGCCCCTTTCATGTAAAGGAATCTtagatttgtcaattttttgaattgttttgctGTGTAAACGTCACCATCTTGCTTGGCTACTTTGCCGGAGCCTTCGGAGTTGCCTTTACTCAAATCAATGACCTCAATCTTGTCCGTTCCCTATAAGCCAGAATCAACGTTTATTAATACTAAATCCAACTAAAGTAATCTAACATTATTTGTTCGTATTGTGATTGACGTCCATTAATGTGTTCAAGATGCGaagatatgatttttctttttatgccaATAAACAATATTTATAAAGGCTAACAAAGTGAAGGATGTCAACttccattttgaaatttggcCATATAAACTCGGATCTCAAAAAGAATTATGATGTCATGGTTCATTCAAAGTAAAAACTTTACAACTtgtaatcttcttcttccccatacTATAGCTTCATTACCATACTAGTTAAGACAAGCGTGCAATGCAAGGAATTTAATCAAATTGCAATGTGCAAAATCAAAAGTTGATTTGATCTATTttaatagaaatatattttttctctaTGTACATTTCACATTAATTTTGTGTATATTACTCGACTTGTGCtacttaattaaaaaatataacaCATACTCTTTTTTTCCATTGGAGTAATAACTAATTACAAGAAACTGAATATTGTGACAGTAGTTATATTAGTATATTATGTACTTATTTTTTTACTGGTAGTAActtgaaatattattaattatttattttctaatcatAAAAAACTAAGACAATAATATTAGTTATGTTAATATTCTCTAtaacttattattttattgtaaaTTTTAGTTTAGCTATAGATTacaatttgatatattcataatCATAAATAACTTATTAGCTATATTGATAATCTCTACAACTTGtgattttatcataaattttagtttaaatataaattacaaTTTGATATAATCATAATCATAAATAACCGAGTTACTCAAATATaataaacatattaaaaaattaattgtggAAAGTGCAAAGCATTTTTAGAAATGTTAAAATTGAAGCTATTCTTGGCTACAAGCCTACATGGAATAGCTATTCCTTGGCCCCCCAGGAACAACTACTCCTCATTTTGACAGTATAGTAAtttctaatctattttttaatcaaatgaaGGTATGATTGCTTCATTAAAATAGAATGGAAATAGAATAGTTATTCCTGAGAACCAAATTGTAGCAAGCtttcacaaaataataataataataataataatcttgcATAAGAAGTCAAGAAGTAATACAGAAAGTTCATGGACTTCCACATGTCATTGTCTTAGAACCAGAAATTTTGCTATTGTACTTCACAAtgttgtacaagatttcatgGATACTCATACGTGAACAACATAATAATTTGGGAAGGATTTAGATCTCAACACTCAAAAGAAATCCATGAGAAGAGTAactataaaaaggaaaaaggaagaaatcttCAACATAAGTAATCTACTCAGATTAGTCATTGCTTCAAAGAAATGCTCAAGTGACTATTATTAATTGACTATAAGATTAACAGTTGGTTGTAGgtcacaaaaaaacaaataacagataattaaaaattattgtaacATTCACTCATTTAAGAATATGTGGCTTACATGTTATAATTATTATAGTACCCCAAAGACTATTATGTTAGCAGGACTTTTTCCCTCATTAACTTCCCTCTCAAATATTAGAATGCCCAATCTATCTTCAAGACTTCTTTGCGTGGTGTGTAACCTTTTTCAACTTAAAAAAATGGATAGGTAGGGTGTGGCCGAATCCCGAAATTAAGCCAACCTTTTGTACTCGGACAAAAGTCGCAAAACCTTTCAAACATCAATCAAGTGTAACCTTCAGCATCTACGACAAAGATAACATAACCTTtcaaacacacacacatacacaaaAAAAGGCCAACTGTTTGGCTGTAGAGCAAAGTTGACACCTAGTACAAATTTCAACTATTATAATGATTAAATCGCCATGGATGAGCTACATTGTTCATTGTGCTAACGTACACAGTGACCCATGTCAACCCACACCAAAACGGATGTTGTGTTTTACTTTATAATCATGTTAACAATTTGTTACAAAATTCCTGGctttttgtaaagaaaaaagtgCCATTGCATATCCGCACAATGAGCTATGTCGAATGACTCGAGGTGATTTAAAGTGAAAATAGGCAGAATTGATGGCGGGCGTCATTTTTGTCCCATGAGTAAAAGGATGAGTTTGAAGGTAATGTCATCTTCATTCCACATTCAAAATGCTGGGTCCTTTTAGGATTTTTTCAACTTGTGTAATCTTTATCCCAATCACAAAAAGTCGTACTTCTTTTATTTGGTCTGTACTCATTAATATCCAACGGGTGAGTTGCGAGTGTGTTTCAATTATGCTTTAAtgtctttcatttttttgtttatttagtaAGGCGTCCTAGTCCTTTGTCATTGCTTCGCACTTGGCATGCATTTTTTTGCATAAACACTTCAACAAAGGAGAGTATTGGGTGACCTCTCACGTCGCTTTGCCATGTTATAGGACGTCTTGTACAAGCAATCTTTCTACAATGTACTTTAGGTGCAACACTTGAGAAGAAGGATGTGGAGGAAATTCTTCATTTCCTTGATAGATCTCAAGTGGCATTTCGATCGAGCCTACGCTGGAGGGTCCTTCTAAAGGTTCAGCATAATTGTAAAAGGAAGAGGCTGAGAGTTGTGAGTGGCTAACCCAGCCTCCTTCGTCCCTTGGGACCAACAAGGGGTAGCAgtactttttcaaaataaagaaggaTATTTGGCATTTGTTTTTCAACCGGAAGTGGTGCAAATTGTGGTTCTTTCAGCTGCTTGTAATTTAgataatatatatgaaaataactTCGGATATTTTCATTCAATGTTGAAATAAACTGAAAAGAAGAACTTATATCATTTTTAGCAGAACCACTCTGATTTCAACTTACGATAGTGCCATGGATGAAGAACGAAATGGAATCATGGAAGAATACTGACATAATTATATCAAACTTTACCTTTTTAGCTGTAAAATTTAGTTATACCAttatatttgtatataaaatatacagcatattcatttttcttttgcttagtTAGTTTGTTTTATCATGTAGTACGAAAGACATAATACATTGACACCGGCTTCAAACTTGTTAATCTATGAATTGGCTCTTGTGATTATACATACGGCGCATGTTGAGACTGTAAAAAAGTGCGAGTCTTTTGATCAACAACTAGAGTCAAACCAAATGATGGATTAAAAAGAGCAGAGTCGCAATCATGATTAATTCACAAATGCAAATACAATCTCACGCTTAATAATACATAATAGAATTTTAGAGTATTTATCTCCTTGACCTTTAATGTATAAAATAAGTATCCCTTCCATTCTCTATTATGGAATAGTGACTGAAATTTCATGAGAAATGCGGGCATCATTAGTCCTATTATATTAATTCTAACATATGATTTACATATCCCGATCAACTACGGTTTACAGTAGTATAGTCAAGTTATTTATTGCATGTGTCAAGGACGCAACTAAATCAATATAGATATTCAAGATTTTTGTCAATATAGAGTACCCCAATCAATAtataaaaagtttgaaagtaCCTCATTCTTGAAGATAACTCTGTAATATACACTTGTTTAAGAAATATCTTAGATAAGCTGCTATACTTACTAAGAGAGAAGCAACCTCCTACTTTCTAATCATGTCGACAATACAAGGATACCAATATTAGAAAGTTCTATGTTCACTAGAGCAAGCACTGAATTGACGACCAACACTATAGCAAGAGAACATGGACTAagggaacaaaagaagagaaacggTTACCTCATTTCTCTTGAGCATTTTCAAGGCTTCCTCGGAGTCCCATAACCTGCTACGGTGCCAAGGCCGTTGCTGGTTTTCCTCACGTACAATTGCCCTACCAAGATCTCTTAATTGGTCATGCATTCGGAGCTGAAGATCAtctccaatttttattaatgacaTAAATCTCAATACTTCAATATTCTCCCCTGGAAAAAAAGTCACAAGCGTCCCACATGTAGAATGCGATTCTCTTGTCAACGCCAATGAGAAAGcaagcaatatccaaaaatatttgtttttgttcatAATCTAATGCATCGTAACTTATCTTTAACTTTTCTTGCACTTCTATACAAGGgtcattttccaacttttttatcatctctctccattcttttgattcttttccGCACAATAATGAACCTAAAACCTCAAGGGATAAGGGAAGTCCTCCAACGGTGGATACAACTTCATGAGTGAGGCCCTCAAATTCACTTGGAGGAAAGTCCTTTCGAAACGCATGTTTGCTaaacaaaatcaatgattgatcAGGATCCAATTCCGTAAGGCCATAGTTGTGGTCCACCCCTGCTAATTCAAGAATTCTCTTGTTTCTGGCGGTaataatgatcctacttccCAAGGAAAACCAATCATGATTACCAGCCAAACACTTCACTTGATCGACattatccacatcatcaagaagaagaaggacctTTTTATCTTTAAACCTGGAGGAGATGAAATTAATCCCTTCATCCTTATTACGAACTTCATTTTTTTGATTCGATATATCAGAGATTAACTGATTTTGTAAGTCATGAGCACCACGCTTCCATGATTCCCTTATATCAGCAATGAAGCTACGATGCTCAAATTGATTGGATAGCTCGTTATAAATGGTTTTAGCAAGAGTAGTTTTACCAATGCCTCCCATTCCATGGATGCCAACAAATAGGAGGGCATGAGATTTATCATCTAGAAGTTCCATAATGTTCTTCAAATGACtatcaattttgaccaaattcTCGAAATAATCAACTCAAGCTTTTTCTTCAGTTCACTCAACACTTCACGGACAACCGATTTCACCAACTCTGCTTCAGACCTGTCAAATGTGACAAGAGTTCAAATATGTGGCAacaataattttatattgtttatcTATTGAGAATGTAGTAATAAACGAATCCGggataaattgaaaaaatttaagaatcgtTTTTGTCACACCTCCATATATTATCTTATATGCTAAGAAAAAAGTTCGAGAAATGCTTGTGGTTGTTTCACATGACATGCCCCCTTCCACTATTACTCCCAacattaatttattaaattagaagAAACTTGAGGGCATCACTTATGAACCTTGAATATTGTATATGTTATGAGTTTGAACCAAATTTTAGACTCGTTGTTTGTTAAAGATATTAGGGATGATGTGGACGTAACTTTGAAAACTTTCTAGAGCctttgaataataaaaaatccaatAAGCCAACCTAGTGTGAGAGtcaacaatcaatcaataaatAGGTCATAACTTTGGTGCGAAACGATTTTAAATCCTATAATACCAATCCAAAAAGCCGTTCAAATTGTGATATTGTGAACAACTTG
Protein-coding regions in this window:
- the LOC104432020 gene encoding disease resistance protein RUN1-like → MHHRIKRRKTNASGNAEDVDTGASGLMTVLTETNFVGSSSSSTEINTNASSSLMVSIGNCYEVFLSFRGPDTRHSFTDHLYHGLFKAGIHTFRDDDELCQGEDIRPELMAAITNSKILVPIFSVNYGTSSWCLDELVQIMERKNNNGQIVVPIFYKVKPAEVRYQTGRFGDAFHEHESHLRERSSFDPTTLEKWKQALLEVSNLKGYEADGAIVREENQQRPWHRSRLWDSEEALKMLKRNEGTDKIEVIDLSKGNSEGSGKVAKQDGDVYTAKQFKKLTNLRFLYMKGAHLSGDFEGSMEELKWLRWQKCPRNFEVNNFHVEELVVLELPYSKINEKWEGWSFFMMAEKLKYLDLSYCESLEDTDFLLAFKKLEVLILNWCKRLKRIDASIGDMEALLRLELGACFHLRELPEKIGKLKALQQLDLRHTTSLSALPNSIGSLENLEILDISYSGIEELPNGIGSLRKLRELHVYGCRNLKGIMVESMCNLSSL